A single Flavobacterium sp. 1 DNA region contains:
- a CDS encoding rhamnogalacturonan acetylesterase, which produces MKWISLFFMLISLNCLAQKPTIYGIGDSTMANKVKPEENPERGWGQLFPMFLTDNIKFDNRAVNGRSTRSFINEKLWDAVYKELKKGDYVFIQFGHNDEKEKDSLRYTNPHTAYRHNLIRFVTETREKGATPILFSSMTRRNFNEKGVLISTHGDYTLEARLVAQEYNVPFIDMEYFSELVEQSYGPEKSKQLHLHFKAGEIPYYKEDKADDTHFSVKGATEMAKIVAEELKKTKLDIIKYIK; this is translated from the coding sequence ATGAAATGGATTTCCTTATTTTTTATGCTAATATCCCTAAACTGTTTAGCACAAAAACCAACTATCTACGGCATTGGCGATTCTACTATGGCCAATAAAGTAAAACCCGAAGAAAACCCGGAACGAGGTTGGGGACAACTATTCCCTATGTTTCTTACTGACAATATAAAATTCGATAATAGAGCCGTAAATGGACGAAGCACACGAAGTTTCATCAATGAAAAACTTTGGGATGCCGTTTATAAAGAGTTAAAAAAAGGCGATTATGTTTTTATACAATTTGGGCATAATGATGAGAAAGAAAAGGATTCTTTGCGTTACACCAACCCACATACTGCGTATCGTCATAATTTGATTCGATTTGTAACCGAAACCAGAGAAAAAGGAGCTACACCAATTTTATTTTCTTCAATGACCAGAAGAAATTTTAATGAAAAAGGAGTCTTAATCAGTACACACGGAGACTATACTTTGGAAGCCCGTTTAGTAGCTCAGGAATACAATGTTCCGTTTATAGATATGGAATATTTTTCTGAATTAGTGGAGCAGTCCTATGGTCCGGAAAAATCAAAACAACTGCATCTGCATTTCAAAGCTGGAGAAATTCCATATTATAAAGAAGACAAAGCAGATGATACACACTTTTCTGTAAAAGGCGCTACTGAGATGGCCAAAATTGTAGCAGAAGAATTAAAAAAAACAAAACTGGATATCATAAAATATATCAAATAA
- the fbp gene encoding class 1 fructose-bisphosphatase — protein MQEKNKTLGEFIIENQKDFPYSSGELSRIFNSIKLASKVVSYKVNKAGLVDIIGGVGEKNIQGEDQQKLDVYANEVFIQTLINREIVCGIASEENDDFLTIQGSDNGNNNKYVLLMDPLDGSSNIDVNVSVGTIFSVYRRITPVGTPVKLEDFLQPGTAQVAAGYVIYGTSTMLVYTTGQGVNGFTLNPAIGTYYLSHPKMKCSVDGSIYSVNEGNYIHFPQGVKDYIKYCQQEEDDRPYSSRYIGSLASDIHRNMIKGGVYLYPTSSKAIKGKLRLLYECNPMAFIVEQAGGKASDGVNRVMEIEPTELHERTAFFCGSYNMVEKIEECIQKASLSKY, from the coding sequence ATGCAGGAAAAAAATAAGACATTAGGAGAATTTATTATTGAGAACCAAAAAGATTTTCCCTATTCATCAGGTGAATTATCTCGAATTTTTAATTCTATAAAATTGGCGTCAAAAGTAGTTAGCTATAAAGTAAATAAAGCCGGATTGGTTGATATCATTGGAGGCGTAGGCGAAAAAAACATACAGGGAGAAGACCAGCAAAAACTGGATGTTTATGCTAATGAAGTTTTTATACAAACCTTGATAAACAGAGAAATTGTATGCGGTATTGCCTCCGAAGAGAATGATGATTTCCTTACCATACAAGGAAGCGACAATGGAAACAATAACAAATACGTCCTTCTAATGGATCCTTTGGATGGTTCATCCAATATAGATGTAAATGTATCTGTAGGAACTATTTTTTCGGTTTACCGTAGAATAACTCCCGTGGGAACTCCAGTTAAATTAGAAGACTTTTTACAGCCCGGAACAGCCCAAGTTGCCGCTGGTTATGTAATTTACGGAACCTCAACCATGCTGGTTTATACCACTGGTCAAGGCGTGAATGGCTTCACGCTGAATCCTGCAATTGGTACCTATTACTTATCCCATCCAAAAATGAAATGTTCTGTTGACGGCAGTATTTATTCTGTAAACGAAGGAAACTACATTCATTTTCCGCAGGGAGTAAAAGACTATATCAAATATTGCCAGCAAGAAGAAGATGACCGCCCCTACTCCTCTCGATATATTGGCAGTTTAGCTTCCGATATTCACAGAAATATGATTAAAGGCGGCGTCTACTTATACCCAACAAGCTCCAAAGCCATAAAAGGAAAACTAAGGCTTCTATACGAATGTAATCCAATGGCATTTATCGTTGAGCAAGCAGGAGGAAAAGCCTCCGACGGCGTAAACCGAGTAATGGAAATAGAACCAACCGAATTGCATGAACGGACCGCTTTCTTTTGCGGAAGCTACAACATGGTCGAAAAAATAGAAGAATGCATCCAAAAAGCTTCATTGAGTAAATACTAA
- a CDS encoding DNA gyrase/topoisomerase IV subunit A, giving the protein MKDEEDDNIIPNDDENNSDENQLDDNQDGNDDEIIDVEAKHFEGQHFYENQEEEGEGVITKVTGMYKDWFLDYASYVILERAVPAIEDGFKPVQRRIMHSLKELDDGRYNKVANVVGHTMQYHPHGDQSIGDAMVQIGQKELLIDCQGNWGNILTGDGAAASRYIEARLSKFALEVLYSPKITDWGVSYDGRRAEPNNLPVKFPLLLAQGAEGIAVGLSTKVLPHNFNELIDASIKILKGKPFTLYPDFLTQGIADVSNYNDGLRGGRVRVRAKIGQLDKNTLVITQIPFSTNTTTLIDSILKANDKGKIKIKKIEDNTAAEVEILIHLFPGVSPDKTIDALFAFTACETSVAPLGCVIEDNKPLFIGVSQMLKISTERTVDLLRQELEIQLEELKNKWHFSTLEKIFIREEMYIDFKLYGDRESLYVYLYDRFEPFKKSFVREIHDDDLHRLTQIPMIRITRFDSDKADDFIAKLEDEMKEVEHHLEHLTDFAIAYFTKLKEKYGKGRERQTELRIFDDIEATKVVLRNTKLYVNREEGFVGTSLKKDEYVADCSDIDDVILFMRDGKMMITKVDAKTFVGKDIIHVAIFDKSDKRTIYNMIYRDGKSGPSYIKRFNVSGVTRDKLYDLTNENKGSQTLYFSCNPNGEAEVITILLRQVGSVKKLKFDIDFASLAIKGRASKGNLVTKYPIKKIELKEKGISTLLPRKIWFDDTVQRLNVDARGELLGEFRPSDKILIIQQSGKLKVITPELTTHFDEDMIVLEKWIPKKPISAIYYDGEKERYYIKRFLVETENKEDSFITEHSNSRLEIVATDYRPVAELVFTKIKGVQKDNMTVDIESFIAVKGFKALGNQLTTDKLKQVNLLESLPYEVPEEVVPEEIEVQGEITADDGDIQLDDDGQVALF; this is encoded by the coding sequence ATGAAAGACGAAGAAGACGATAATATAATCCCAAACGACGACGAGAATAATTCTGATGAAAATCAGCTTGATGACAATCAGGATGGAAATGACGATGAAATTATTGACGTAGAGGCTAAACATTTTGAAGGACAGCATTTTTACGAAAATCAGGAGGAAGAAGGAGAGGGCGTGATTACGAAAGTAACAGGCATGTACAAAGACTGGTTTTTGGATTATGCATCGTACGTAATTTTAGAGCGTGCCGTTCCTGCTATTGAGGATGGTTTCAAACCAGTACAGCGTAGAATCATGCATTCCCTGAAAGAGTTGGATGATGGCCGTTACAATAAAGTTGCCAATGTTGTAGGGCACACGATGCAGTATCATCCGCACGGTGATCAGAGTATTGGTGATGCGATGGTGCAGATTGGCCAGAAAGAATTATTGATAGACTGCCAGGGAAACTGGGGAAATATATTAACTGGTGACGGAGCCGCTGCTTCCCGTTATATTGAGGCGCGTTTGTCAAAATTTGCTTTGGAGGTTTTGTATTCTCCAAAAATTACCGATTGGGGCGTTTCCTATGATGGTCGTCGTGCTGAACCTAACAATCTTCCGGTAAAGTTTCCACTGCTTTTGGCTCAAGGAGCTGAAGGTATTGCGGTTGGTCTTTCGACAAAAGTACTGCCTCATAACTTTAATGAGCTTATTGATGCGTCGATTAAAATACTGAAAGGAAAACCATTTACGCTATATCCGGATTTCTTGACACAAGGTATTGCCGATGTGTCGAATTATAATGATGGATTGCGTGGCGGACGTGTTCGGGTGCGAGCCAAAATTGGCCAGCTTGACAAAAACACATTGGTTATTACCCAGATTCCGTTTTCGACTAATACAACGACTTTGATTGACAGTATTTTGAAAGCCAATGATAAGGGCAAAATCAAGATCAAGAAAATTGAAGACAATACCGCTGCTGAAGTTGAAATATTAATTCATCTTTTTCCAGGGGTTTCTCCAGATAAAACAATTGACGCTTTGTTTGCTTTTACGGCTTGTGAAACTTCGGTAGCGCCATTGGGTTGTGTGATTGAGGACAACAAACCGTTATTTATTGGGGTTTCCCAAATGTTGAAAATTTCGACTGAAAGAACGGTTGATTTGTTGCGACAGGAGCTGGAAATTCAGTTAGAAGAATTAAAAAACAAATGGCATTTTTCTACTTTGGAAAAGATTTTCATACGTGAAGAAATGTACATTGATTTCAAATTGTATGGAGACAGAGAATCGCTTTATGTTTATTTATATGATCGTTTTGAGCCTTTCAAGAAATCATTTGTCAGAGAAATTCATGATGATGATCTGCATAGATTAACTCAGATTCCAATGATTCGTATTACCCGCTTTGATTCTGATAAAGCTGATGATTTTATCGCTAAGCTGGAAGACGAAATGAAAGAAGTAGAGCATCATTTGGAACACCTTACCGATTTTGCCATTGCTTATTTTACCAAATTAAAAGAGAAATACGGAAAAGGCAGGGAGCGCCAGACAGAGTTACGTATTTTTGATGATATTGAAGCAACGAAAGTAGTTCTTAGAAATACTAAATTATATGTAAACAGGGAGGAAGGTTTTGTTGGAACCAGTTTGAAAAAAGACGAATATGTTGCTGATTGTTCAGATATTGATGATGTAATTTTGTTTATGCGCGATGGAAAAATGATGATTACCAAAGTTGATGCTAAAACCTTTGTTGGTAAAGATATTATTCATGTGGCCATTTTTGATAAGAGCGATAAGCGCACGATCTATAACATGATATACCGTGATGGAAAATCGGGGCCATCGTATATAAAGCGTTTTAATGTTTCGGGGGTTACACGCGATAAATTATATGATTTAACCAATGAAAATAAAGGTTCACAAACTTTATATTTTTCATGCAATCCAAATGGTGAAGCAGAGGTAATTACTATTTTATTGCGTCAGGTTGGAAGTGTGAAGAAATTGAAATTCGATATTGATTTTGCTTCTTTAGCTATTAAAGGTCGAGCTTCTAAAGGGAATTTGGTAACCAAGTATCCGATCAAGAAAATTGAATTAAAGGAAAAAGGTATTTCAACCTTACTTCCAAGAAAAATATGGTTTGACGATACCGTTCAGCGATTGAATGTGGATGCGAGAGGTGAACTGCTGGGAGAATTTAGGCCGAGCGATAAAATCTTAATTATTCAGCAATCTGGGAAGCTGAAAGTTATAACACCTGAATTGACTACGCATTTTGATGAAGACATGATTGTTTTGGAAAAATGGATTCCAAAGAAACCAATTTCGGCGATTTATTATGATGGCGAAAAAGAGCGTTATTATATCAAGCGTTTCTTGGTGGAAACCGAAAATAAAGAAGATAGTTTTATCACAGAACACTCGAATTCGAGATTGGAAATTGTAGCGACGGATTATCGTCCTGTAGCCGAATTAGTTTTCACGAAGATAAAAGGAGTTCAAAAAGATAATATGACCGTGGATATCGAGTCTTTTATTGCTGTAAAAGGTTTTAAAGCGCTGGGTAATCAATTGACGACTGATAAACTGAAACAGGTTAATTTATTAGAGTCTTTGCCTTATGAAGTTCCAGAGGAAGTTGTTCCTGAAGAAATAGAAGTACAAGGAGAAATCACTGCTGATGATGGTGATATCCAGCTCGATGACGACGGACAGGTTGCTTTGTTTTAG
- a CDS encoding DUF262 domain-containing protein: protein MSSKLKIDTRVRSLKNYLEEFEQGVFQIPSFQRDFLWSQDDIKQLFDSIKSNYPIGSILFWKPLENAKSFIDDNDPKIGPYKYILKEKKDPVFILDGLQRLTSLFGCLINPKKTNLNLINSIWEGKFNLYYDLEEQKFIYLRQKSRNLPFQVPVYIFMNSIDFRQYARKEFEKIDDENKIEQYYDRADEIGQIFNNYQIASVDIEYASIDEAVEIFKRVNEKGLPIAKDWIVSALTNKGNFRLGTEIDNLLDELKLYNYENIKRDIIFQCIQSSFGKIYFDYKIEELVVRDDFEDVTVKTLKSVKKAVEFLYENLLVLNSKLIPYNSQLIFLTVFFNSMHHKELSYNQIISLKKWFWITSYSNYFTIYSLSNQRKAFEKFNQFIIDENVNPVFYDNENNFFMTLDFPNKIGMGSVRAKSLALFMINYSQGIKEISLQKINAENVGNFESGSLFSKPQKDNPSENFIPVVENLEIENGKRQFILLTRLKRPKNYSSLLNKEYENLFITSKMVDEYNNDLNSDDLILRLRREVIVDAEKKFVEKLDIFYNVPIDF, encoded by the coding sequence ATGAGCTCAAAATTAAAAATTGATACTAGAGTAAGATCATTAAAAAACTATTTGGAAGAATTTGAGCAGGGAGTATTTCAAATTCCATCTTTTCAGAGAGATTTTTTGTGGTCTCAAGATGATATTAAACAACTTTTTGATAGTATAAAAAGTAATTACCCTATTGGGTCTATTTTGTTTTGGAAACCGTTAGAAAATGCAAAAAGTTTTATTGATGATAATGATCCTAAAATTGGACCATACAAGTATATTTTAAAAGAAAAAAAAGATCCAGTTTTTATATTGGACGGTCTTCAAAGGCTAACCTCGTTATTTGGTTGTTTAATAAATCCAAAGAAGACTAATCTTAATTTGATTAATTCAATTTGGGAAGGAAAATTTAATTTGTATTATGATTTAGAAGAACAAAAATTTATTTACTTGAGACAGAAATCTAGAAATTTGCCATTTCAAGTTCCAGTATATATTTTTATGAACTCCATTGATTTTAGACAATATGCAAGAAAAGAATTTGAAAAAATAGATGATGAAAATAAAATTGAACAATATTATGATAGAGCTGATGAAATTGGACAAATATTCAATAATTATCAAATAGCTTCTGTTGATATCGAATATGCTTCAATAGATGAAGCAGTAGAGATTTTTAAAAGAGTTAATGAGAAGGGATTGCCTATAGCGAAAGATTGGATTGTGTCTGCATTAACAAATAAAGGAAATTTCAGATTAGGAACTGAGATTGATAATTTACTTGATGAATTAAAATTATATAATTATGAAAATATTAAAAGAGATATTATTTTTCAATGTATTCAAAGTTCATTTGGTAAAATTTATTTTGATTATAAAATAGAGGAGTTAGTTGTAAGAGATGATTTTGAAGATGTTACAGTGAAAACTTTAAAGAGCGTTAAAAAAGCTGTTGAATTTTTATATGAGAATTTATTGGTTTTAAATAGTAAGTTAATACCTTATAATTCTCAGTTAATTTTTTTGACTGTTTTTTTTAATTCAATGCATCATAAAGAATTATCTTATAATCAAATTATTTCATTAAAAAAATGGTTCTGGATTACATCATATTCAAATTATTTTACAATATATTCATTAAGTAATCAAAGAAAAGCATTTGAAAAATTTAATCAATTCATTATTGATGAAAATGTTAATCCAGTTTTTTATGATAATGAGAATAATTTTTTTATGACATTAGATTTTCCAAACAAAATTGGTATGGGAAGTGTTAGGGCCAAATCGTTAGCTTTATTTATGATTAACTATTCACAAGGAATAAAAGAAATTTCATTACAGAAGATTAATGCTGAAAATGTAGGGAATTTTGAAAGTGGATCTTTATTTTCTAAGCCTCAAAAAGATAATCCTTCAGAGAATTTTATTCCAGTGGTCGAAAATTTAGAGATCGAAAATGGAAAACGACAGTTTATATTATTGACTAGACTTAAAAGGCCGAAAAATTATTCATCTTTATTAAATAAAGAATATGAAAACTTATTTATTACTTCTAAAATGGTTGATGAATATAATAATGATTTGAATTCAGATGATTTAATTCTCAGACTAAGAAGGGAAGTAATTGTTGATGCAGAAAAAAAGTTTGTAGAAAAATTAGATATTTTTTATAATGTTCCAATTGATTTTTAG
- a CDS encoding DUF3696 domain-containing protein, producing the protein MINKISFKNYKLFKEKQTIELKPITILIGKNNTGKSAVLKLMTLIEGSLNAKSSNVFELKNDDVSSGDKYKDLIYGKFGRAIELELFQEDYINDKVNVLNVGVSVDIDADLPILEEWSLKEVKDKIETKLLDFQRINKTTYFNEIDDTEYLCEFLGIYLANYFNNEKVETSGTIYKTPFFLRTDFIGSIREKSKQDYRLNPINVKSHPDGKYLYDFLIRDYLTTDKKYFAKISEWIKEKFEGWELYIDVDSEPYHIELRREKLYVNITETGMGIGQSLPLIIRANKPCNEETLIIIEEPESHLHPYAHAQLAQLFADSIKEDRNKKYLIETHSESFILRLRRLIVDSNHSLTKDDINLYYIDFDEENNESILKNIKIDDEGEVEWWPEDVFNESLKEVIGIRQAQNS; encoded by the coding sequence ATGATAAACAAAATATCGTTTAAAAATTATAAGCTTTTTAAAGAAAAGCAAACTATAGAACTAAAGCCAATTACAATTTTAATTGGAAAAAATAATACTGGGAAAAGTGCTGTTTTAAAGTTGATGACGCTAATTGAAGGAAGCTTAAATGCTAAAAGTAGTAATGTTTTTGAATTAAAAAACGATGATGTTTCTTCTGGTGACAAATATAAAGATTTAATTTATGGAAAGTTTGGAAGAGCTATTGAATTAGAACTGTTTCAGGAGGATTATATTAATGATAAGGTTAATGTTTTAAATGTTGGTGTATCTGTTGATATTGATGCAGATTTGCCAATTTTAGAAGAATGGTCATTAAAAGAGGTTAAGGATAAAATTGAAACTAAATTATTAGACTTTCAAAGAATAAATAAGACCACTTATTTTAATGAGATAGATGATACCGAATATTTATGTGAATTTTTAGGGATTTATTTAGCAAATTATTTTAATAATGAAAAAGTAGAAACTTCAGGAACTATTTATAAGACACCCTTTTTTTTAAGGACTGATTTTATAGGTTCTATAAGAGAAAAATCAAAACAAGATTATAGGTTAAATCCAATCAACGTCAAATCTCATCCTGATGGAAAATATTTATATGATTTTTTAATTAGAGATTATCTTACAACTGATAAAAAATATTTTGCAAAAATTTCTGAATGGATTAAAGAAAAATTTGAAGGATGGGAATTATATATTGATGTTGATAGCGAACCATACCATATTGAATTAAGGAGAGAAAAATTATATGTAAATATTACCGAAACAGGTATGGGAATAGGTCAATCTTTACCATTAATTATTAGAGCAAATAAGCCTTGCAATGAAGAAACTTTAATTATCATTGAGGAGCCTGAAAGTCATTTACATCCTTATGCTCATGCACAATTAGCACAATTATTTGCGGACTCAATCAAAGAAGATAGAAACAAAAAATATTTAATAGAAACTCATTCTGAAAGTTTTATTCTACGTTTAAGAAGACTAATTGTAGATAGTAATCATTCACTAACAAAAGATGATATTAATCTTTACTATATAGATTTTGATGAAGAAAATAATGAAAGTATTTTAAAAAATATTAAAATTGATGATGAAGGTGAAGTTGAATGGTGGCCAGAAGATGTTTTTAATGAAAGTTTAAAAGAGGTAATAGGTATTAGACAAGCTCAAAATAGTTAA
- a CDS encoding DNA topoisomerase IV subunit B: MSDQNQYTEDNIRSLDWKEHIRMRPGMYIGKLGDGSSPDDGIYILLKEVLDNCIDEFVMGSGKTIEVTIKDKTVSVRDYGRGIPLGKVVDVVSKMNTGGKYDSKAFQKSVGLNGVGTKAVNALSSAFRVESVREEKQKAAEFSGGNLVLEEDIIDTTKRKGTKVTFTPDETIFKNYKFRLEYVIKMVKNYCYLNNGLTIIFNGEKYISENGLRDLLEETISEEDLEYPIIHLKDHDIEIALTHSKTQYSEEYHSFVNGQNTTQGGTHLAAYREAIVKTIREFYNKSFEASDVRKSIVSAISIKVMEPVFESQTKTKLGSMDMGSDDGTPPVSVRTFINDFIKTKLDNYLHKNPPTAEALLRKILQAERERKELSGIRKLATDRAKKANLHNKKLRDCRAHLPDTKNPRSLESTLFITEGDSASGSITKSRDVNTQAVFSLRGKPLNSYGMSKKIVYENEEFNLLQAALDIEDGLEKLRYNNIVIATDADVDGMHIRLLLITFFLQFFPELIKEGHLYILQTPLFRVRNKKETIYCYSEEERKDAIEKLKPKPEITRFKGLGEISPDEFKNFIGETIRLDPIMMDKNTSIEQLLSFYMGKNTPDRQEFIIKNLKVELDVLEEVK; encoded by the coding sequence ATGTCAGATCAAAATCAATACACCGAAGATAATATCCGTTCTCTCGACTGGAAAGAACATATCCGTATGCGTCCTGGGATGTACATTGGAAAACTTGGTGATGGTTCTTCGCCGGATGATGGTATTTATATTTTATTAAAAGAGGTTCTAGACAACTGTATCGATGAGTTCGTGATGGGCTCTGGGAAAACTATTGAAGTGACCATAAAAGATAAAACGGTTTCGGTTCGTGATTATGGGAGAGGGATTCCTTTAGGGAAAGTGGTTGATGTGGTTTCGAAAATGAACACGGGAGGAAAGTACGATTCCAAAGCTTTCCAGAAATCTGTTGGTTTGAACGGTGTGGGTACAAAAGCAGTAAATGCACTTTCAAGTGCTTTTCGTGTAGAATCTGTTCGTGAAGAGAAGCAAAAAGCGGCAGAATTCTCAGGAGGAAATTTAGTTTTGGAAGAGGATATAATTGATACAACCAAACGAAAAGGTACTAAAGTTACTTTTACGCCTGACGAAACCATTTTTAAAAACTACAAATTCCGTTTGGAATATGTTATCAAAATGGTCAAAAATTATTGTTATCTGAACAATGGTCTGACGATTATATTCAACGGTGAAAAATACATTTCGGAGAACGGTCTTAGGGATTTATTAGAAGAAACAATCAGCGAAGAAGATTTAGAATATCCGATTATTCATTTGAAAGATCATGATATTGAAATTGCTTTAACACACAGTAAAACTCAGTATAGCGAGGAATATCACTCGTTTGTTAACGGTCAGAATACCACGCAGGGAGGAACGCATTTAGCGGCTTACAGAGAGGCAATCGTAAAGACCATTCGTGAATTTTATAACAAAAGTTTCGAAGCATCTGATGTTCGTAAATCGATAGTGAGTGCCATTAGCATCAAAGTAATGGAACCTGTTTTTGAATCGCAGACGAAAACCAAATTAGGTTCTATGGATATGGGTTCGGATGACGGAACACCGCCAGTTTCTGTACGTACTTTTATAAATGATTTTATTAAAACCAAATTAGATAATTACCTTCATAAAAATCCGCCGACAGCTGAAGCTTTACTTCGTAAAATTCTTCAAGCAGAACGTGAAAGAAAAGAATTATCAGGAATTAGAAAACTGGCTACGGACCGCGCCAAGAAAGCCAATCTGCATAATAAAAAACTAAGAGATTGCCGTGCGCATCTTCCAGACACCAAAAATCCAAGAAGTTTAGAAAGCACGCTTTTTATTACTGAGGGAGATTCGGCTTCCGGGTCGATTACAAAATCGCGTGATGTAAATACACAAGCCGTTTTCAGTTTGCGCGGTAAGCCTTTGAATTCATACGGAATGAGCAAGAAAATTGTGTATGAAAATGAAGAATTCAATTTATTGCAAGCCGCTTTGGATATCGAAGACGGATTGGAAAAATTGCGTTACAACAACATTGTAATCGCAACCGATGCCGATGTCGATGGAATGCACATCCGTTTGCTGTTGATTACTTTTTTCCTTCAGTTTTTTCCAGAATTAATCAAGGAAGGGCATTTGTATATTTTGCAGACACCGCTTTTCAGGGTTCGAAATAAAAAAGAAACGATTTATTGCTATTCGGAAGAAGAACGTAAAGATGCTATTGAAAAGTTAAAACCAAAACCAGAGATCACCCGATTTAAGGGATTGGGAGAGATTTCACCGGATGAGTTCAAGAATTTCATCGGAGAAACGATTCGTCTTGATCCTATTATGATGGACAAAAATACTTCTATAGAACAGTTATTGTCTTTCTATATGGGTAAAAATACTCCGGATCGACAAGAGTTTATCATTAAGAATTTGAAGGTGGAGTTGGATGTTTTGGAAGAGGTGAAATAA
- a CDS encoding transglutaminase domain-containing protein — protein sequence MKRNIFQLLFVSLFFNLIYSQDYQRVDKVVEHYPASFNSPLELANKIKQDFTSEGDKARAVFTWMALHINYDIDAYLNPKPAKSISYDNEFERDFKWHEIRNKEINTVFRKQKAVCSGYSLLYYHLATLVGLQGQIIEGGSKTKFDDVGRKKTAINHAWNAVMIDGTWRLVDVTWGAGAIINENDLWVKKFNPIYFDSNPKIFFAKHMPVSKVWDNKSLDEGFFLKGPLFFDEYFNKEVEIVEPINGIIEVRGNQKINFKIKNRSKNQEIGYAAKEDTISVNPNKIDDDLEQFEVDYTKRDGRFIKIYVSGSVIAAFKVVLKR from the coding sequence ATGAAAAGAAATATATTTCAACTGTTGTTTGTTTCTCTTTTTTTTAATTTAATATATTCTCAAGACTATCAGCGGGTTGATAAGGTTGTGGAGCATTACCCAGCATCATTCAATAGTCCTTTGGAATTAGCAAATAAAATCAAACAAGATTTCACCTCTGAAGGTGACAAAGCAAGAGCTGTTTTTACATGGATGGCTTTACATATAAATTATGATATTGACGCTTATTTGAATCCAAAACCGGCAAAATCAATTTCTTATGATAATGAATTTGAGAGGGATTTTAAATGGCATGAAATTAGAAATAAGGAAATCAATACTGTTTTTAGAAAACAAAAAGCTGTCTGCAGCGGATATTCTTTATTGTATTATCATTTAGCAACATTGGTTGGACTGCAGGGGCAAATTATCGAAGGAGGTTCGAAAACTAAATTTGATGATGTTGGTAGAAAAAAAACTGCAATCAATCATGCTTGGAATGCAGTAATGATAGATGGAACTTGGCGATTGGTTGATGTTACTTGGGGAGCAGGCGCAATTATTAATGAAAATGATTTGTGGGTTAAAAAATTTAATCCAATTTATTTTGATTCAAATCCAAAAATTTTCTTTGCGAAGCATATGCCTGTTTCAAAGGTGTGGGATAATAAAAGTCTTGATGAAGGCTTTTTTTTGAAAGGCCCTCTTTTTTTTGATGAATATTTCAATAAAGAGGTTGAAATTGTTGAACCAATAAACGGAATAATAGAAGTTAGAGGAAATCAAAAAATTAATTTTAAAATTAAAAACCGTTCAAAAAATCAAGAAATTGGATATGCAGCAAAAGAGGATACAATAAGTGTTAATCCTAATAAAATAGATGATGATTTAGAACAATTTGAGGTCGATTATACAAAAAGAGACGGAAGATTTATAAAAATATATGTCTCTGGTTCTGTAATTGCAGCTTTTAAGGTTGTACTAAAAAGATAG
- a CDS encoding NADPH-dependent FMN reductase, with translation MKIIAFAGSPSKKSINKKLAAYASSLFENAEVEVLDLNDYEMPLFSVDKEAVIGQHSLAKAFLEKIASADVLVVSLAENNGNYSAAFKNTVDWCSRINGKIFQDKPMLLMATSPGARGGASVLEIAKNNFPRFTADIKAVFSLPSFNDNFNVDANVISNAELDNQLKEIVTNF, from the coding sequence ATGAAAATCATTGCCTTTGCAGGAAGTCCCAGTAAAAAATCCATCAACAAAAAATTAGCTGCTTATGCCTCGAGTTTATTCGAAAATGCCGAAGTGGAGGTTTTGGATTTAAACGATTATGAAATGCCGTTATTCAGTGTTGATAAAGAAGCTGTGATTGGGCAGCATTCTTTAGCGAAAGCGTTTTTGGAAAAAATTGCTTCTGCTGATGTTTTGGTGGTTTCTCTTGCCGAAAATAATGGAAATTACAGTGCAGCTTTCAAAAACACAGTAGATTGGTGTTCCAGAATAAACGGAAAAATATTTCAGGATAAACCAATGTTATTGATGGCTACCTCGCCAGGAGCAAGAGGCGGAGCAAGCGTATTGGAAATTGCTAAAAACAATTTTCCGCGTTTTACTGCCGATATTAAAGCGGTTTTCTCGTTGCCAAGTTTTAATGATAATTTTAATGTTGATGCAAATGTTATTTCGAATGCCGAATTAGACAATCAGCTTAAGGAAATTGTAACCAATTTTTAG